The proteins below come from a single Sorghum bicolor cultivar BTx623 chromosome 4, Sorghum_bicolor_NCBIv3, whole genome shotgun sequence genomic window:
- the LOC8071751 gene encoding fasciclin-like arabinogalactan protein 2, protein MPVTAGAPSTLVALFVTAVVLAATSAPACYAAHNITAILSGRRDLAEFSRELAATGLADDINGRNTITVLAVDDAHMAPLKARGLPRETLRHVLSLHVLVDYYDDAKLHRLPGGSADVSTLFQASGDAPGSAGMVKVAERRGGRVAFVPQDDDAGSTAVFYVRSVHETPYNISVLQVSGVISSPAAEAPAATADPSRRNVSDVMSKNGCGRFAGLVATTGDAAATFEKKAHDDGGFTFFCPADKAVEAFQPTFNRLSADARLAVVLYHGALGHYSMQALKAGDQDLGTLASLDGGNSNFDFAVRNVRDKLTLVSATHNVARVTRTLAYEEDVAVYMIDAVLVPCDLTAAQGTGGTEHGELSSGSDGRSGGKDGGGGHQTSGSTASAPTPCWLPREWFATSALLFTLLAAFASG, encoded by the coding sequence ATGCCGGTCACCGCCGGCGCCCCGTCCACCCTCGTCGCCCTCTTCGTCACCGCAGTGGTGCTAGCTGCCACTTCGGCGCCGGCATGCTATGCCGCGCACAATATCACCGCCATCCTCTCCGGGCGCCGGGACCTCGCCGAGTTCAGCCGCGAGCTCGCGGCCACGGGGCTCGCGGACGACATCAACGGGCGGAACACGATCACGGTCCTCGCCGTGGACGACGCCCACATGGCGCCGCTGAAGGCGCGCGGCCTCCCGCGGGAGACGCTGCGGCACGTGCTCtccctccacgtcctcgtcgaCTACTACGACGACGCCAAGCTGCACCGCCTCCCCGGCGGCTCCGCGGACGTGTCCACGCTGTTCCAGGCCTCGGGCGACGCGCCCGGGAGCGCCGGCATGGTGAAGGTCGCCGAGCGCCGGGGCGGGCGCGTGGCCTTCGTGCCCCAGGACGACGACGCGGGGAGCACCGCCGTCTTCTACGTCAGGTCCGTCCACGAGACGCCCTACAACATCTCGGTTCTTCAGGTGAGCGGCGTGATCTCGTCCCCTGCGGCCGAGGCGCCCGCGGCGACGGCCGATCCAAGCAGGCGCAACGTCTCGGACGTCATGTCCAAGAACGGGTGCGGGCGCTTCGCGGGCCTCGTGGCCACCACGGGCGACGCGGCCGCGACGTTCGAGAAGAAGGCCCACGACGACGGCGGCTTCACGTTCTTCTGCCCGGCGGACAAGGCGGTGGAGGCGTTCCAGCCGACGTTCAACAGGCTCTCCGCCGACGCCCGGCTCGCCGTGGTGCTGTACCACGGCGCGCTGGGGCACTACTCCATGCAGGCGCTCAAGGCGGGCGACCAAGACCTGGGCACGCTGGCCTCGCTCGACGGGGGGAATTCCAACTTCGACTTCGCGGTGCGCAACGTCCGCGACAAGCTGACGCTGGTGTCCGCGACGCACAACGTGGCCAGGGTCACCCGCACGCTCGCGTACGAGGAAGACGTCGCCGTGTACATGATCGACGCGGTGCTGGTGCCGTGTGACCTCACGGCGGCGCAAGGAACAGGGGGAACGGAGCACGGCGAGCTCTCGTCCGGTTCCGATGGGCGTTCGGGCGGGAAAGACGGCGGAGGTGGTCACCAGACGAGTGGCTCGACGGCTTCGGCTCCGACTCCGTGCTGGCTACCGCGTGAATGGTTCGCCACTTCGGCGCTTCTGTTCACTCTTCTGGCGGCGTTTGCGTCTGGTTGA
- the LOC8077710 gene encoding nuclear transcription factor Y subunit B-1, with amino-acid sequence MGRKAKQCPAKKKGGREEKAAAPPPPPAEGASSSDGEGGTGGTRVLPMANLVRLMRQVIPKSAKISSRAKDLTHDCALEFVGFLAGEASERATAQHRRTMAPEDFTCSLQALGFDDYVKPMNTYISRYREQVNPAGYRGFARRPPPPPATVADVTAAPCVSDEETQRRVPRHGEYDDGGSTSVHAPTPSAHTSPDNM; translated from the exons atgGGCCGCAAGGCGAAGCAAT GTCCtgcgaagaagaagggtggccgTGAAGAGaaggccgccgcgccgccgccgccgccggcagagGGCGCGTCGTCGTCGGACGGGGAGGGAGGCACGGGCGGCACCCGCGTCCTGCCGATGGCTAACCTCGTGCGCCTCATGCGGCAAGTGATCCCCAAGAGCGCCAAGATCTCCTCGCGCGCCAAGGACCTCACGCACGACTGCGCCCTCGAGTTCGTCGGCTTCCTCGCCGGCGAGGCGTCCGAGCGGGCCACCGCGCAGCACCGCCGCACCATGGCGCCCGAGGACTTCACGTGCTCGCTCCAGGCGCTCGGCTTCGACGACTACGTCAAGCCCATGAACACCTACATCAGCCGCTACCGCGAGCAGGTCAACCCCGCCGGCTACAGAGGGTTCGCGCGccgccctcctcctccccctgcGACGGTGGCGGAcgtcacggcggcgccatgcgtTTCCGATGAGGAGACGCAGCGTCGTGTTCCCCGACATGGAGAGTACGATGATGGCGGAAGCACGTCGGTGCACGCGCCCACGCCGAGTGCGCACACTTCACCTGATAACATGTGA